The following proteins come from a genomic window of Rhizobium sp. 007:
- a CDS encoding endonuclease/exonuclease/phosphatase family protein — MHARKDSLPASILASIRNRKKRLEAVLAAAKPRAEGTLIASYNVHKCVGGDRRCDPERTSRVIHEIGADVIALQEADTRFGERTGILDLTRLERETGLIPVPVSGMSKAHGWHGNVVLFKKGLVRDVHQIKLPGLEPRGALVAELELENGGELRIIAAHFGLLRHSRARQAQMLVELMADRSEATTILLGDLNEWRLGDRSSLNTLQSAFEAQPPAVASFPARLPILALDRIMSNRKGVLTNVEAHDTPLARVASDHLPIKAVLNLKRVEELTATA, encoded by the coding sequence ATGCATGCCAGGAAAGACAGCCTTCCCGCCAGCATTCTCGCCTCGATCCGCAACCGGAAAAAACGGCTGGAGGCCGTGCTGGCTGCGGCAAAGCCGCGGGCCGAAGGCACGCTGATTGCTTCATACAACGTCCATAAATGCGTCGGCGGCGACAGGCGCTGTGATCCCGAGCGGACGAGCCGGGTTATCCACGAAATCGGCGCTGACGTGATCGCCCTGCAGGAGGCTGATACGCGCTTCGGAGAGCGAACCGGGATTCTTGACCTGACGCGCCTGGAGCGCGAGACGGGGCTTATTCCGGTTCCGGTTTCGGGCATGTCGAAGGCACACGGCTGGCACGGCAATGTCGTTCTCTTCAAGAAAGGGCTGGTGCGCGACGTGCACCAGATTAAATTGCCGGGCCTTGAACCGCGCGGGGCGCTTGTTGCAGAACTCGAACTGGAAAATGGCGGAGAGCTCCGTATCATCGCTGCCCATTTCGGACTTCTGCGCCACTCGCGGGCGCGCCAGGCGCAGATGCTGGTCGAGCTGATGGCCGATCGAAGCGAAGCGACGACCATTCTGCTTGGTGACCTCAACGAATGGCGGCTCGGCGACCGTTCCTCACTCAACACGCTTCAATCCGCTTTTGAGGCCCAGCCCCCGGCCGTTGCAAGCTTTCCGGCGCGCCTGCCGATCTTGGCGCTCGATCGCATCATGTCGAACCGCAAGGGTGTGCTGACGAATGTCGAGGCGCATGATACACCGCTTGCCCGCGTCGCCTCCGACCACCTGCCGATCAAGGCGGTTCTCAACCTCAAGCGAGTGGAAGAACTGACGGCGACCGCGTGA
- a CDS encoding ATP-binding cassette domain-containing protein translates to MTIDALRGLSFEVRQGEFACLFGPSGCGKTTTLRILLGLDQAFYGSYQLPKGGSNRIAAVFQEPVLLPWRTVEQNVRLALSPGTRDIDLDGLFDILGLSSMRSLYPSELSLGLARRAALARAFATEPAILLLDEPFASLDERTADKLRRLLMTVWSARPTTALMVTHNLREALLLADRVIVLSPRPAHVRGIFDVEISRQARHVQALDDLVSDFRTKFPDAG, encoded by the coding sequence GTGACTATTGATGCCCTGCGCGGACTTTCATTCGAGGTGCGGCAGGGGGAATTTGCCTGTTTGTTCGGGCCGTCCGGCTGCGGCAAAACCACGACCTTGCGCATTCTGCTGGGGCTCGATCAGGCGTTTTACGGCAGCTACCAGTTGCCCAAGGGCGGCTCCAATCGCATCGCTGCGGTATTCCAGGAGCCCGTGCTTTTGCCTTGGCGAACGGTGGAGCAGAATGTCCGCCTTGCGTTGTCTCCAGGCACGCGGGACATCGACTTGGACGGGCTGTTCGACATTCTGGGCTTGTCCTCAATGCGGTCGCTCTATCCTTCAGAACTTTCGCTCGGCCTTGCGCGTCGCGCTGCCCTCGCGCGTGCCTTTGCCACAGAACCTGCGATCCTTTTGCTGGACGAGCCTTTCGCCTCGCTCGACGAACGGACGGCTGACAAATTGCGGCGTCTTCTGATGACGGTGTGGTCGGCGAGGCCCACCACTGCCCTGATGGTGACGCATAATCTGCGGGAAGCGCTTCTGTTGGCAGATCGTGTCATCGTGCTGTCACCGCGGCCGGCCCATGTGCGAGGCATCTTCGATGTTGAGATCTCGCGTCAAGCCCGCCACGTCCAGGCGCTGGACGATCTGGTGTCGGATTTCCGGACGAAGTTTCCGGACGCCGGCTGA
- a CDS encoding ABC transporter permease gives MPAATALASLLGLCLLWNLAAGIWPSRAFPPPIDVWRVLVKEAASGDLAYHLAMTLSRVAAAYVVAMLVGSVIGVLLGVHRRADSFFNPWLVLFLNLPALVVIVLAYIWFGLTEAAAISAVAINKIPNVVVTMREGARALDPRYAEMAKVYRLSPLDRIRHILMPQLQPYFAAASRSGIALIWKIVLVVELLGRSNGVGFQIYLHFQIFDVAAILAYSLAFVAIMLLIELLLVQPFERHATRWRRRPA, from the coding sequence CTGCCGGCGGCAACGGCTTTGGCGTCCCTTCTCGGACTATGCCTGCTCTGGAACCTCGCGGCGGGAATCTGGCCGAGCCGGGCGTTTCCGCCGCCGATCGACGTCTGGCGTGTGCTGGTCAAGGAGGCGGCAAGCGGCGATCTCGCCTATCATCTCGCCATGACGCTGTCCCGGGTCGCCGCCGCCTATGTTGTTGCGATGCTGGTCGGATCGGTCATCGGCGTCTTGCTCGGCGTGCACCGGCGAGCGGATTCTTTCTTCAATCCGTGGCTTGTTCTTTTTCTCAATCTGCCGGCACTGGTCGTCATCGTTCTCGCCTACATCTGGTTCGGCCTGACGGAAGCGGCGGCGATCAGCGCAGTGGCGATCAACAAGATACCCAATGTTGTCGTCACCATGCGCGAGGGCGCGCGGGCGCTCGATCCGCGTTACGCCGAAATGGCAAAAGTCTATCGCCTCAGCCCGCTCGACAGGATCCGCCATATTCTGATGCCGCAGCTGCAGCCTTATTTTGCAGCTGCATCGCGATCCGGTATTGCGCTGATCTGGAAGATCGTGCTCGTTGTCGAGTTGCTAGGCCGTTCAAATGGGGTGGGCTTCCAGATCTATCTTCACTTCCAGATATTCGATGTCGCCGCCATCCTTGCCTATTCGCTGGCTTTCGTTGCCATTATGCTATTGATCGAACTCCTCCTGGTGCAGCCATTTGAACGACATGCAACACGCTGGCGCCGCCGCCCCGCTTAA
- a CDS encoding Isoquinoline 1-oxidoreductase subunit — translation MKSRLALACIAGGISLLAALPASFMALAQGASSADRTSLKPAASFLSIADAKARSVALFEEAGKVIEHPRCVNCHPATDRPLQRMSMQPHEPPVTRGEGGMGVPGMMCNTCHGAENATVVGQSPTLRSIPGNAAWHLAPIEMAWVGKSLGEICQQLKDPERNGGKDLNEIAEHMAHDGLVGWGWNPGEGREPVPGTQAEFGELIKAWVETGAACPVE, via the coding sequence GTGAAAAGCAGATTGGCTCTTGCCTGCATTGCAGGCGGCATTTCGCTCCTGGCAGCCCTGCCGGCATCCTTCATGGCACTCGCGCAAGGGGCCTCGAGCGCGGACAGGACATCCTTGAAGCCGGCTGCCTCCTTCTTGTCGATTGCCGATGCGAAGGCGCGATCGGTGGCTTTGTTCGAGGAAGCGGGCAAGGTCATCGAGCATCCGCGCTGTGTCAACTGCCACCCGGCGACGGACCGGCCGCTGCAGAGGATGAGCATGCAGCCGCATGAGCCGCCGGTCACGCGCGGCGAGGGCGGTATGGGTGTTCCCGGCATGATGTGTAACACCTGTCACGGCGCCGAAAACGCAACCGTCGTCGGGCAGTCGCCGACGTTGCGGAGCATACCCGGCAATGCGGCCTGGCATCTGGCGCCGATCGAAATGGCCTGGGTCGGCAAATCTCTCGGCGAAATCTGTCAGCAGTTGAAGGACCCGGAGCGCAACGGCGGCAAGGACCTGAATGAGATCGCCGAGCACATGGCCCATGACGGCCTCGTCGGATGGGGTTGGAACCCAGGCGAGGGCCGCGAGCCCGTGCCGGGCACGCAGGCCGAGTTCGGCGAGCTTATCAAAGCCTGGGTGGAAACCGGCGCGGCTTGCCCCGTTGAATAA
- a CDS encoding class I SAM-dependent methyltransferase, with protein MLKTCGYQVTAIDPVAELLKAAVQAQSAHDYAIAPASELPFENESFDLVVAYNVLMDVVDVPGALREIRRVLRKEGTLFISIVHPLADLELLAETAPNAPSEPRATYFDRRRFETKIESRGLTMHFAGWAQPLEAYVGGLESAGFAITSLREPTAGLTEGRDHMSRWSRFPLFLWLKARALAA; from the coding sequence ATCCTAAAAACTTGCGGCTACCAGGTGACAGCAATCGATCCTGTTGCGGAACTGCTAAAGGCCGCAGTGCAAGCCCAATCTGCTCATGATTATGCCATCGCACCGGCCAGCGAACTGCCGTTCGAGAACGAGAGCTTCGATCTTGTCGTGGCCTACAATGTTCTGATGGACGTTGTCGATGTTCCTGGGGCGCTTAGGGAAATCAGGCGCGTGTTGCGAAAGGAGGGGACGCTTTTCATTTCGATCGTTCACCCGCTGGCGGATTTGGAGCTCCTCGCCGAGACCGCGCCTAATGCGCCTTCGGAGCCCCGCGCGACGTACTTTGATCGGCGCCGTTTCGAGACAAAAATCGAGAGCAGGGGGCTGACGATGCATTTCGCTGGTTGGGCGCAGCCGCTCGAGGCTTATGTCGGTGGTCTAGAATCAGCAGGCTTTGCGATTACCTCTCTTCGAGAGCCTACTGCGGGCCTGACAGAAGGGCGGGATCACATGAGCCGCTGGAGCAGATTTCCCTTGTTTCTTTGGTTGAAAGCGCGGGCGCTGGCTGCCTGA
- a CDS encoding molybdopterin cofactor-binding domain-containing protein, producing the protein MTLQHISTTRRAFLAGSGLVIGFALTPRMPALAAVTGVQAGGNDALAMLNTFVKIGNDDTVTVLSKHIEFGQGPFTGLATLVAEELDADWGQMRAVHSLADDKVYANLAFGVQGTGGSSSIANSYEQFRKAGATARAMLVAAAADEWKVPAGEITVEKGRIRHSATGKESGFGAFAAKAAAIAPPAEVSLKDPEKFVLIGQELPKLDTVSKTNGAAIFTLDVIPDNLLVAVVAHPDHFGATVKSFDDSQARKVTGVIDVKQMTQGVAVYAEHTYAALKGRSLLKVDWDLSDAETRSSEELAADYANTAKETGLSAASKGDVDRAFAGEGLETLEAEVVFPFLAHAPMEPLDAVFLKAPDGSLDVYTGAQFPGMDKTVAAKAVGLDPSKVRINTQITGGSFGRRAQFGSPYMQEAAAVFAATDQSRPVKHMWTREDDIRGGYYRPMYLHRMRGAIDKNGQIVAWDQTIVGQSIMGKADLDETSVEGASNLPYNVANLRVMSHNVKLAVPPLWWRSVGHTHTGFAVETFLDELLQKVGKDPVEGRLALLTEDPRYAGVLRRAAEIANWGAKPAEGRQRGVAVVKSFGTYVGQVVEISVGSDGAPRVHKVWCAVDCGVAINPNVVKAQMEGGIGYGLGAVLFDAVTLGKGGAIVQSNFHDYRSIRINEMPDVEVAVITSAAAPTGVGEPGVPPVGPAVANAWRRLTGNPVRSLPIVSAATS; encoded by the coding sequence ATGACTCTCCAGCATATTTCCACGACCCGCCGGGCGTTTCTTGCCGGCAGCGGCCTTGTTATCGGATTTGCGCTAACGCCGAGAATGCCTGCCCTTGCGGCCGTAACGGGCGTTCAGGCCGGCGGCAATGATGCGCTTGCGATGCTCAACACCTTCGTGAAGATCGGCAACGACGACACGGTGACGGTCCTCTCCAAGCATATCGAATTCGGCCAGGGGCCGTTTACCGGCCTTGCGACGTTGGTCGCTGAAGAACTCGATGCTGATTGGGGGCAGATGCGCGCGGTGCATTCACTCGCCGATGACAAGGTATACGCAAATCTCGCTTTCGGAGTGCAGGGTACTGGCGGCTCGTCGTCGATCGCCAATTCCTACGAGCAGTTCCGCAAGGCAGGCGCCACGGCGCGCGCCATGCTGGTTGCGGCGGCGGCGGATGAATGGAAGGTTCCGGCAGGTGAAATCACCGTCGAAAAGGGCCGCATCCGCCATTCGGCCACGGGCAAGGAGAGCGGCTTCGGGGCGTTTGCCGCGAAGGCTGCCGCGATAGCGCCACCGGCGGAGGTGAGCCTCAAGGATCCGGAGAAATTCGTGCTGATCGGCCAGGAACTGCCGAAGCTCGACACTGTTTCCAAGACCAACGGCGCGGCGATCTTTACGCTGGACGTCATTCCTGACAACCTTCTGGTCGCCGTCGTTGCCCATCCCGACCACTTCGGCGCGACCGTCAAGTCCTTTGACGACAGCCAGGCGCGCAAGGTGACGGGCGTCATCGATGTGAAACAGATGACTCAGGGCGTGGCCGTTTATGCCGAACACACCTATGCAGCCCTCAAAGGGCGCTCGCTGCTGAAGGTCGACTGGGACCTTTCCGACGCCGAGACGCGTTCAAGCGAGGAGCTTGCCGCCGATTACGCCAATACGGCCAAAGAGACTGGCTTGAGTGCCGCCAGCAAGGGCGACGTCGACAGGGCCTTTGCCGGCGAAGGCCTTGAGACGCTGGAAGCGGAGGTCGTCTTCCCGTTCCTTGCCCACGCGCCGATGGAGCCGCTTGACGCGGTGTTCTTAAAGGCACCGGACGGCAGCCTCGACGTCTATACCGGGGCGCAATTTCCCGGCATGGACAAGACGGTGGCCGCAAAGGCCGTCGGTCTCGATCCCTCCAAGGTCAGGATCAATACCCAGATCACGGGGGGCAGTTTCGGGCGCCGGGCCCAGTTCGGCTCGCCCTATATGCAGGAGGCGGCCGCCGTCTTCGCGGCAACTGACCAATCTCGCCCAGTCAAGCATATGTGGACGCGCGAGGACGATATCCGCGGCGGCTATTACCGGCCGATGTATCTCCACAGGATGCGTGGTGCGATCGACAAGAACGGCCAGATTGTGGCCTGGGATCAGACGATCGTCGGCCAGTCGATCATGGGCAAGGCCGACCTCGACGAGACTTCCGTCGAGGGTGCGTCCAATCTCCCCTACAACGTGGCAAACCTGCGTGTGATGTCGCACAACGTGAAGCTCGCCGTGCCGCCGCTCTGGTGGCGATCGGTCGGCCATACCCATACAGGCTTTGCGGTCGAGACGTTCCTCGATGAGCTTCTCCAGAAGGTCGGCAAGGATCCTGTCGAAGGACGCCTCGCGCTATTGACGGAAGATCCGCGCTATGCGGGGGTCTTGAGGAGGGCGGCCGAGATCGCCAATTGGGGCGCGAAGCCTGCAGAAGGGCGGCAGCGTGGCGTTGCCGTCGTCAAGAGCTTCGGAACCTATGTCGGCCAGGTCGTCGAGATCTCGGTCGGCAGCGACGGCGCTCCGCGTGTGCACAAGGTCTGGTGTGCGGTCGATTGCGGTGTTGCAATCAATCCCAATGTCGTCAAGGCACAGATGGAGGGCGGCATCGGCTATGGTCTCGGGGCCGTCCTCTTTGACGCTGTGACGCTTGGAAAGGGCGGGGCCATCGTGCAGTCGAACTTCCACGACTATCGCTCGATCAGGATCAACGAGATGCCGGATGTGGAGGTTGCGGTGATCACGTCCGCTGCAGCTCCGACGGGCGTCGGAGAGCCGGGGGTTCCGCCTGTCGGTCCGGCCGTGGCCAATGCCTGGCGGCGCCTGACCGGCAACCCGGTGCGGAGCCTGCCGATCGTCAGTGCTGCGACGAGCTGA
- a CDS encoding (2Fe-2S)-binding protein, producing MVTFTLNGQTKTFDGDPDTPLLWFIRDFEKLTGTKYGCGVAQCGACTVHMDGFTRRSCITPISAAEGSEIFTIEGVEGKEAEVVRAAWVAIDVPQCGYCQSGQIMSAVSLLQNIPKPTDEDIDGAMAGNICRCATYHRIRQAIHNAAAAMEG from the coding sequence ATGGTTACTTTCACGCTCAACGGACAGACGAAGACTTTCGACGGTGATCCGGATACGCCGCTGCTCTGGTTCATCCGCGATTTCGAGAAACTCACCGGAACGAAATACGGCTGCGGCGTGGCGCAATGCGGGGCCTGTACCGTTCACATGGACGGCTTTACGCGCCGTTCCTGCATTACGCCGATCTCGGCTGCCGAGGGCTCGGAAATCTTCACCATCGAAGGTGTGGAGGGCAAGGAGGCCGAGGTCGTAAGGGCGGCCTGGGTTGCCATCGATGTCCCGCAATGCGGATACTGTCAATCCGGCCAGATCATGTCGGCTGTCTCACTTCTGCAGAACATTCCGAAGCCGACCGACGAGGATATCGACGGTGCGATGGCCGGCAATATCTGTCGATGCGCCACCTATCACCGGATCCGTCAGGCAATCCACAATGCCGCCGCAGCGATGGAGGGTTGA
- a CDS encoding phospholipase D-like domain-containing protein gives MFYLISTYWPHILFVISLGMGTAAAIHAAMTKEEVRAAIGWVGVIILSPIIGAVLYAIAGINRIRRKSLSLRRDALLPAADLDELESFDAEPEMIISNYGRRFAALQTLGDRVARYPLTTGNSIDMLETGDDAYAAMKAAIDGAERSVLLETYIFDRDKIGLRIADALIAAAKRGVEVRVLIDAVGARYSVPSILGYLADGGVTVSVFNGNVIMGLRLPYANLRTHRKIIIVDGRVALTGGMNIRQGFSQAMTGDDFARDTHFSVTGSVVADLFDVAAEDWRFTTGEVLNAEAWRIEAPERQPGDPVLMRVVASGPDRSVETNHKMLMGAFSVARQSIRIMSPYFLPDRELISALTTAARRGVEVDIIVPAVNNLVLVDRAMTAQFDQILKNYCRIWRSTGSFSHSKLLTVDGVWTYVGSSNLDPRSLRLNFEVDLEVLNEGFAAEIDEHIDEMLKSAAPVTLESLWSRPFPVRLVEKILWLGSPYL, from the coding sequence ATGTTTTATCTCATATCGACCTATTGGCCGCATATCCTTTTCGTCATATCCCTTGGCATGGGGACCGCCGCGGCAATCCATGCGGCCATGACGAAGGAAGAGGTACGCGCCGCAATTGGCTGGGTCGGCGTCATCATCCTGTCTCCGATTATCGGCGCGGTACTTTACGCGATCGCCGGGATCAACCGCATCCGCCGCAAATCCCTGAGCCTGCGCCGCGATGCCTTGCTGCCGGCAGCCGACCTTGATGAGCTTGAAAGTTTCGATGCGGAGCCGGAGATGATCATCAGCAATTATGGGCGGCGCTTTGCAGCTTTGCAAACGCTCGGCGATCGCGTCGCTCGCTATCCGCTGACGACCGGCAATTCGATCGACATGCTGGAAACGGGCGATGATGCCTACGCAGCCATGAAGGCCGCGATCGACGGGGCTGAGCGGAGCGTTCTGCTTGAGACTTATATTTTCGATCGCGACAAGATCGGCCTGCGCATCGCCGATGCGCTGATTGCGGCGGCAAAACGCGGCGTTGAGGTGCGCGTGCTGATCGATGCCGTCGGGGCTCGATACTCGGTGCCCAGTATCCTCGGATATCTCGCCGATGGCGGGGTGACGGTTTCAGTCTTCAACGGCAATGTCATCATGGGCCTGCGGTTGCCATATGCAAATCTCCGCACGCACCGGAAAATCATCATCGTCGACGGGCGTGTGGCACTGACGGGCGGCATGAATATACGCCAGGGCTTCAGCCAGGCGATGACGGGCGATGATTTTGCGCGCGATACCCATTTCTCCGTAACGGGTTCGGTCGTTGCCGATCTCTTTGATGTCGCGGCCGAGGACTGGCGCTTCACGACAGGCGAGGTTCTGAACGCAGAGGCGTGGCGGATCGAAGCGCCTGAACGCCAGCCCGGCGATCCGGTCCTCATGCGCGTCGTCGCCTCCGGACCGGACCGCAGCGTCGAGACCAATCACAAGATGCTGATGGGTGCCTTTTCCGTTGCGCGGCAATCGATCCGCATCATGTCGCCCTATTTTCTGCCGGATCGTGAGCTGATTAGCGCGCTGACGACAGCCGCACGGCGTGGCGTCGAGGTCGATATCATCGTCCCGGCCGTCAACAACCTTGTCCTCGTCGACCGGGCGATGACGGCACAGTTCGACCAAATCCTCAAGAATTACTGCCGCATCTGGCGTTCGACCGGCAGCTTCAGCCACTCGAAGCTGCTGACGGTCGATGGCGTCTGGACCTATGTCGGTTCGTCCAATCTTGATCCGCGTTCGCTCAGGTTGAATTTCGAGGTGGATCTCGAAGTTCTGAACGAGGGGTTTGCGGCGGAGATCGACGAGCATATCGACGAGATGCTGAAATCTGCAGCCCCGGTGACATTGGAGAGCCTGTGGTCGCGGCCTTTCCCGGTGCGGCTTGTTGAAAAGATCTTGTGGCTGGGTTCGCCTTATCTTTGA
- the gfa gene encoding S-(hydroxymethyl)glutathione synthase, whose amino-acid sequence MESAVHIHPAVDDGLKPANPGFAGGTLVCACTDRPVKVRIEGQVAHNHVCGCTKCWKPRGTSFSIVAVVPHDKVTVLENGDKLQVVDPSALIQRHACKQCGVHMYGPVEREHAFQGLDFVHPERFQEPGWAPPEFAAFVSSIIESGVDPSRMDDIRARLRELGLEPYDCLSPALMDYVATWVAKKSGAIAG is encoded by the coding sequence ATGGAAAGTGCAGTTCATATTCATCCGGCAGTCGACGATGGTTTAAAACCCGCCAACCCCGGCTTTGCCGGTGGCACGCTTGTTTGTGCCTGCACGGACCGGCCGGTCAAGGTAAGGATCGAGGGGCAGGTCGCCCACAACCACGTTTGCGGCTGCACCAAATGCTGGAAGCCCAGAGGTACTTCTTTCTCCATTGTCGCGGTCGTCCCGCATGACAAGGTGACTGTGCTGGAGAACGGCGACAAGTTGCAGGTGGTCGATCCGAGTGCACTGATCCAACGTCACGCCTGCAAGCAATGCGGCGTGCACATGTATGGACCGGTCGAGCGGGAGCATGCGTTCCAGGGGCTGGACTTCGTTCACCCCGAGCGTTTCCAGGAACCAGGCTGGGCTCCACCGGAATTTGCAGCCTTTGTTTCCTCCATTATCGAGTCGGGCGTCGATCCCAGTCGAATGGACGACATACGGGCCCGCTTGCGGGAGCTTGGATTGGAGCCATATGACTGCCTATCGCCAGCACTGATGGACTATGTCGCCACCTGGGTCGCAAAGAAATCCGGTGCTATTGCGGGTTGA
- a CDS encoding ABC transporter substrate-binding protein — MNISRRALCGTAVLAATSLLSFHAVAKPPAPKIRVGILKFGTVNWELDTIKHHKFDAANGIDVEIVYFAGEDASNVAMLAGDLDIIVSDWLWVSRQRSQGADLTLAPYSTAVGAIMVKEDAPIRAIPDLAGKKIGVTGGSLDKSWLLIQGLARRDHKMDLTRESEIVFGAPPLLSEKAVSGELDAVLNFWHFCARLEANGFRRLVGADDAAKALGASGPVSALGYVFHDKWANENPDVAMSFLRASGGAKKLLAQSDAEWQRLAPIVRAEGRELEMLRDRYREGIPNRPLAEEEKDAAKLYGILAELGGEKLVGEARQMAPGTFWALKT, encoded by the coding sequence ATGAACATATCGAGGCGCGCGCTTTGCGGAACAGCCGTTCTGGCTGCGACAAGTCTCCTGAGCTTCCATGCAGTGGCCAAACCGCCCGCGCCGAAGATCCGGGTCGGCATCTTGAAGTTCGGGACAGTGAATTGGGAACTCGACACCATTAAGCACCACAAGTTTGACGCGGCCAACGGGATCGACGTGGAGATCGTCTACTTCGCGGGGGAAGACGCCAGCAATGTCGCCATGTTGGCGGGCGATCTCGACATCATCGTTTCCGATTGGCTGTGGGTGTCGCGCCAGCGTTCGCAGGGTGCGGATCTGACGCTCGCACCTTACTCGACCGCGGTTGGCGCCATCATGGTCAAGGAGGATGCGCCCATTCGTGCCATTCCCGATCTCGCCGGAAAGAAAATCGGCGTGACCGGTGGGTCGCTCGACAAGAGCTGGCTCCTGATCCAGGGCCTGGCCCGGCGTGATCACAAGATGGACCTGACCAGAGAAAGCGAGATCGTTTTCGGCGCACCGCCCCTGCTGTCGGAAAAGGCCGTTTCCGGCGAACTCGATGCTGTGCTGAATTTCTGGCATTTCTGTGCCCGGCTGGAGGCAAATGGTTTCCGCCGACTCGTGGGTGCCGACGATGCCGCCAAGGCGCTCGGGGCATCGGGGCCGGTTTCGGCGCTCGGCTATGTTTTCCATGACAAATGGGCAAACGAAAACCCGGACGTCGCCATGAGCTTCCTGCGGGCAAGTGGCGGGGCCAAGAAGCTCCTGGCACAGTCCGACGCAGAATGGCAGCGGCTGGCGCCGATCGTGCGAGCCGAAGGCAGGGAACTCGAGATGCTTCGCGATCGCTACCGCGAAGGCATTCCGAACAGGCCGCTCGCAGAGGAGGAGAAAGATGCCGCCAAGCTATACGGAATCCTGGCCGAACTGGGTGGGGAGAAGCTTGTCGGTGAGGCGCGCCAGATGGCTCCGGGAACGTTCTGGGCCTTAAAGACATGA
- a CDS encoding S-(hydroxymethyl)glutathione dehydrogenase/class III alcohol dehydrogenase, with protein MKTRAAVAVQAGKPLKITEVDLEGPRAGEVLVEVKATGICHTDDFTLSGADPEGLFPAILGHEGAGIVVDVGPGVTSGKKGDHVIPLYTPECRECPSCLSRKTNLCTAIRATQGQGLMPDGTSRFSIGKDKIHHYMGCSTFANYTVLPEIAVAKVNADAPFDKICYIGCGVTTGIGAVINTAKVEIGATAIVFGLGGIGLNVIQGLKLAGADMIIGVDINNDRKVWGEKFGMTHFVNPKEVGDDIVPYLVNMTKRGADQIGGADYTFDCTGNTKVMRQALEASHRGWGKSVVIGVAGAGQEISTRPFQLVTGRSWMGTAFGGARGRTDVPKIVDWYMEGKIEIDPMITHTMPLEDINKGFELMHSGQSIRSVVIY; from the coding sequence ATGAAAACCCGCGCCGCCGTTGCCGTTCAGGCTGGAAAACCGTTGAAAATCACGGAGGTCGATCTCGAAGGCCCGCGGGCCGGCGAGGTTCTGGTCGAGGTCAAGGCGACCGGCATCTGCCACACGGACGATTTCACGCTGTCTGGCGCCGATCCGGAGGGCCTGTTTCCGGCAATCCTCGGCCATGAGGGTGCCGGCATCGTCGTCGATGTCGGACCGGGCGTCACTTCGGGCAAGAAGGGCGACCACGTCATTCCGCTCTATACGCCGGAATGCCGTGAATGCCCGTCCTGCCTGTCGCGCAAGACCAATCTCTGCACGGCGATCCGCGCCACCCAGGGCCAGGGCCTGATGCCGGACGGCACGTCGCGCTTTTCGATCGGCAAGGACAAGATCCATCACTACATGGGCTGCTCGACCTTTGCCAATTACACGGTGCTGCCCGAGATCGCCGTTGCCAAGGTCAATGCGGACGCCCCCTTCGACAAGATCTGCTACATCGGCTGCGGCGTCACCACCGGCATCGGCGCCGTCATCAACACCGCCAAGGTGGAGATCGGCGCAACGGCGATCGTCTTTGGCCTCGGCGGCATCGGCCTCAACGTCATCCAGGGCCTGAAGCTTGCCGGCGCCGACATGATCATCGGTGTCGACATCAACAATGACCGCAAGGTGTGGGGCGAAAAGTTTGGCATGACGCATTTCGTCAATCCGAAGGAGGTCGGCGACGACATCGTGCCCTATCTCGTCAACATGACGAAGCGCGGCGCCGACCAGATCGGCGGCGCCGACTACACCTTCGACTGCACCGGCAACACCAAGGTGATGCGCCAGGCGCTGGAAGCCAGCCATCGCGGCTGGGGCAAGTCGGTCGTCATCGGGGTGGCCGGTGCCGGCCAGGAAATCTCCACCCGCCCGTTCCAGCTGGTCACCGGCCGTAGCTGGATGGGCACCGCCTTTGGTGGCGCGCGTGGCCGCACCGACGTGCCGAAGATCGTCGACTGGTACATGGAAGGCAAGATTGAGATCGATCCGATGATCACCCATACGATGCCGCTCGAAGACATCAACAAGGGCTTCGAACTCATGCATTCCGGTCAAAGCATCAGGAGCGTTGTCATCTACTAA